A DNA window from Paenibacillus andongensis contains the following coding sequences:
- a CDS encoding GerAB/ArcD/ProY family transporter, with protein MTDSEKINHGQLGFLCFSYLSGFSTLFLIEAKLVKQDVWISNLLAIVFSIGVLCLLSYVQSQHPQLSMTEACEKLLGKWLAKLVLVIYLIYFLDTGVLAYRAISWFYTTAILPNTTPNFLILLIVLVSSYSVYLGLGTLVRTVQFILPFFILSVCIVSLFILREVEINPFLPMFQSKLSAIIYGGMLSFGFPFGKVVVFGFLLSRVKNTKKTFASLVTAVALSGIYLLLSSYLTFGALGIHLTKLSAFPFFTSIQLVKFGEYMERIEILIIAIWTIFTLFELIVLHYVFLLVIKQVFKIKETKPFIIPTGLLFYALAYFSYTRMMDLGAYDFEIYPFSSLIPSLIIPVVLAFITLIRKRKRSMQDQL; from the coding sequence ATGACCGATTCTGAAAAAATCAATCATGGTCAATTGGGATTTCTCTGTTTTAGTTATTTGTCTGGATTCTCTACTTTGTTTTTAATTGAAGCCAAGCTGGTTAAGCAGGATGTCTGGATTTCAAATCTTCTAGCAATTGTTTTTTCAATAGGAGTATTATGCCTTCTATCCTATGTTCAATCGCAGCATCCTCAATTAAGTATGACGGAAGCTTGTGAAAAATTGTTGGGAAAATGGCTTGCCAAGCTCGTACTTGTCATCTATCTTATCTATTTCCTTGATACAGGTGTGTTGGCTTATCGCGCAATATCTTGGTTCTATACGACGGCTATCCTTCCAAACACCACCCCTAACTTTTTAATTTTACTCATTGTGTTGGTTAGTTCCTATTCCGTTTATTTAGGTTTAGGTACTTTAGTCCGCACGGTTCAATTTATCCTACCGTTTTTCATTCTGTCCGTCTGCATCGTCAGTTTGTTTATTCTGCGTGAAGTGGAAATCAATCCTTTCCTGCCCATGTTCCAAAGCAAATTATCCGCAATCATTTACGGTGGGATGCTCTCTTTCGGTTTTCCATTTGGAAAAGTCGTAGTCTTCGGTTTTCTTCTATCACGGGTAAAAAATACAAAAAAAACGTTCGCAAGTCTAGTAACGGCAGTAGCTTTATCAGGTATTTATTTGTTACTATCAAGTTATTTAACATTCGGTGCGCTTGGCATACATTTAACCAAATTGTCGGCGTTTCCCTTCTTCACTTCCATACAATTAGTTAAATTCGGAGAATATATGGAAAGGATAGAAATTCTTATCATAGCAATTTGGACCATTTTCACTTTATTTGAACTCATTGTGCTCCACTACGTTTTTCTACTCGTGATAAAACAAGTTTTCAAGATCAAAGAGACGAAACCTTTTATTATACCAACTGGATTATTATTTTATGCTTTAGCCTATTTTAGCTATACAAGGATGATGGATTTGGGTGCCTATGACTTTGAAATTTACCCCTTCTCCTCACTAATCCCATCCTTAATCATACCTGTCGTTTTAGCCTTTATAACTTTGATAAGAAAGCGGAAGCGTTCTATGCAAGATCAGCTCTAA